The candidate division KSB1 bacterium genome contains the following window.
TCTATCACTCTCCACCCCAGCGCAAAGAAGGTTTAGCACTGCCTCACGCACTTCTTCGAGCTTGAGCGCGAGGTTCATAAGCACTTGTGCAGCCACTCCATCGTGCTCGCGTAGCAATCCCAGCAACAGATGCTCGGTTCCTACGTAATTATGGTTGAGATTGCGAGCTTCTTCGATTGCGTACTCAATGACCTTTTTCGCCCGTGGGGTTTGTGGGAGCTTGCCCATGGTGACCATATCCGGGCCAGATTTGACTAGCTTTTCTACCTCGAGGCGAACCTTGCGTAGATCTATATCTAAATTCTTTAATACGTTGGCGCCTACGCCTGAGCCTTCTTTGACCAGGCCTAGCAAAATATGTTCGGTACCAATGTATTCATGGTTGGAGCGCTGAGCTTCCTGGTTAGCCAAGGCCATTACTTTTCTAGCTCTATCTGTTAGGCGTTCAAACATTTTTTTGCTCCAGAGCATCGGCAATTTTTGCCGGATAGTGGAATATGCCACTATCTGGGTAGATATAGACCTCATACACGGAGATCAATTCCATCCTTAGATGTAACAATCCTAGTACCATTCTATTCGGCGACCAAAGGGTCTTGGATGATATTTTCGAGGCTATTGAGGCAGTTTCATTCTAGGTAAGGGTGCCGTTTTAATCATGAAAGTAACAAAAGGTGCC
Protein-coding sequences here:
- a CDS encoding NDP-hexose 4-ketoreductase; the protein is MFERLTDRARKVMALANQEAQRSNHEYIGTEHILLGLVKEGSGVGANVLKNLDIDLRKVRLEVEKLVKSGPDMVTMGKLPQTPRAKKVIEYAIEEARNLNHNYVGTEHLLLGLLREHDGVAAQVLMNLALKLEEVREAVLNLLCAGVESDR